In Brassica rapa cultivar Chiifu-401-42 chromosome A06, CAAS_Brap_v3.01, whole genome shotgun sequence, a single window of DNA contains:
- the LOC103872133 gene encoding transcription factor MYB124 — translation MEDTKKKKKKNINNEDSKKKERHIVTWTPEEDVILRDQITLHGTENWAIIASKFKDKSTRQCRRRWYTYLNSDFKRGGWSPEEDMLLCEAQRVFGNRWTEIAKVVSGRTDNAVKNRFTTLCKKRAKHEAMANSNNKRMLFLDGISTPQKADNEAPIAKRTRRSHILELTEINNYGNVEACLNQQTRSPFSVLARNATGIDNLEEQYQTSNVKESDGEGMFLKKDDPKVTALMQQAELLSSLAQKVNAENTEQSMENAWKVLQDFLNKGKENDLLRYGFPDIDFQLEEFRDLIGDLRSTYEDNDPSLRQPDLHDSPASSEYSSGSTIMLDQSGDKTQPSLPDPPQTEHKESGEEFLSTCDVLKNPEENMPISGEEENFSSPIQVTPLFRSLADGIPSPQFSESERSFLLKTLGIESSSPCPSANPSQPPPCKRVLLHSL, via the exons atggaagatacgaagaagaaaaagaagaagaatattaaTAACGAAGATTCGAAGAAGAAGGAACGTCATATTGTTACTTGGACACCAGAG GAGGATGTCATACTAAGAGACCAGATTACTCTTCATGGAACTGAAAA TTGGGCGATCATCGCATCAAAGTTTAAGGATAAAAGCACAAGACAATGCAGAAGAAG ATGGTATACATATTTAAACTCTGATTTCAAGAGAGGAGGTTGGTCTCCTGAAGAAGATATGCTTTTGTGTGAG gCACAAAGAGTGTTTGGGAATAGATGGACTGAGATAGCAAAGGTGGTTTCAGGCAG AACGGATAATGCTGTCAAGAACAGGTTTAcaacactttgtaagaagagAGCCAAACATGAAGCTATGGCCAACTCAAACAACAAGAGAATGTTGTTCTTAGACGGTATTAGTACACCCCAAAAAGCCGATAATGAAGCTCCTATTGCCAAGAGAACAAG GAGAAGTCACATTCTAGAGCTTACAGAGATTAATAACTACGGAAACGTTGAGGCTTGTCTGAATCAGCAGACAAGATCTCCATTCTCGGTATTGGCGCGCAATGCCACTGGTATTGATAACTTGGAAGAACAGTATCAAACAAGCAATGTGAAGGAGAGTGATGGTGAAGGGATGTTTCTTAAGAAAGATGATCCTAAAGTCACAGCTTTGATGCAACAAGCTGAACTCTTAAGCTCCTTGGCGCAGAAAGTGAATGCAGAAAACACAGAACAAAGCATGGAGAATGCTTGGAAG GTCCTTCAGGATTTTCTGAATAAAGGCAAGGAAAATGATCTGTTGAGATATGGATTCCCTGACATTGATTTTCAACTGGAGGAGTTTAGGGACCTTATAGGGGATTTGAGGAGTACTTATGAAGACAATGACCCATCTTTGAG GCAACCTGATCTCCATGATTCACCAGCTAGCTCTGAGTATAGTTCAGGATCAACCATCATGCTGGACCAGTCTGGTGACAAAACACAACCATCATTGCCTGATCCTCCTCAGACAGAACATAAGGAAAGTGGAGAGGAGTTTCTCTCAACGTGTGATGTCCTGAAAAATCCTGAAGAGAATATGCCCATCTCGGGCGAAGAAGAAAACTTCAGCTCCCCTATTCAGGTCACACCACTGTTCAGGTCTCTAGCAGATGGCATCCCAAGTCCACAGTTCTCTGAAAGT GAGAGGAGCTTCCTGCTAAAAACACTTGGGATCGAGTCCTCATCTCCATGTCCAAGTGCTAATCCTTCACAACCACCCCCTTGCAAAAGAGTCCTTCTACATAGCTTGTAg
- the LOC103872132 gene encoding UDP-galactose/UDP-glucose transporter 3: MEGQGSGLRRVLLLSFCVAGIWAAYIYQGVLQETLSTKKFGEDGKRFEHLAFLNLAQNVVCLVWSYIMIKLWSNGGSGGAPWWTYWSAGITNTIGPAMGIEALKYISYPAQVLAKSSKMIPVMLMGSLVYGIRYTLPEYLCTFLVAGGVSMFALLKTSSKTISKLANPNAPLGYGLCFLNLAFDGFTNATQDSITARYPKTNAWDIMLGMNLWGTIYNMVYMFGLPHGSGFEAVQFCKQHPEAAWDILMYCLCGAVGQNFIFLTISRFGSLANTTITTTRKFVSIVVSSVLSGNPLSSKQWGCVSMVFGGLSYQIYLKWRKLQRVQKKKKT, translated from the exons atggaAGGTCAAGGTTCCGGTCTCCGGCGAGTTCTGCTGCTGTCATTCTGCGTCGCCGGGATCTGGGCTGCGTACATTTACCAAGGCGTTCTTCAGGAAACCTT GTCGACGAAGAAGTTTGGTGAAGATGGGAAGAGATTCGAGCACCTTGCGTTTCTGAACTTGGCTCAGAATGTTGTTTGCTTGGTTTGGTCTTATATAA TGATTAAGCTGTGGTCCAATGGAGGTAGTGGTGGAGCTCCATGGTGGACTTACTGGAGTGCTGGTATTACTAATACCATTGGTCCTGCCATGGGCATTGAAGCTTTGAAGTATATTAGCTACCCGGCTCAG GTTCTGGCAAAATCTTCTAAAATGATTCCAG TTATGCTTATGGGTTCCTTAGTTTATGGCATAAGATACACTTTGCCTGAGTATCTTTGCACCTTTCTCGTTGCGGGAGGAGTCTCCATGTTTGCTCTGCTTAAG ACAAGCTCGAAGACCATCAGCAAGCTAGCAAATCCAAACGCCCCTCTTGGTTACGGACTTTGCTTCTTGAACCTCGCCTTTGACGGATTCACAAACGCCACCCAGGATTCCATTACCGCAAG GTACCCCAAAACCAACGCATGGGACATAATGCTGGGAATGAATTTGTGGGGAACCATATACAACATGGTCTACATGTTTGGATTGCCACACGGGAGCGGATTCGAAGCTGTGCAGTTCTGCAAGCAACACCCTGAGGCAGCATGGGACATTCTCATGTACTGTCTATGCGGAGCAGTGGGACAGAACTTCATCTTCTTGACAATTAGCAGATTCGGGTCTCTAGCTAACACGACCATAACCACAACCCGGAAGTTTGTAAGCATCGTGGTATCCTCTGTTCTAAGCGGGAATCCATTATCCTCAAAACAATGGGGATGTGTGTCAATGGTGTTTGGTGGTTTGTCTTACCAAATTTACCTGAAATGGAGGAAGCTGCAGAGAgtgcagaagaagaaaaagacttGA
- the LOC103872134 gene encoding probable serine/threonine-protein kinase PBL2 isoform X1, whose translation MGNCLDSSSKVDNTRHANSASLASNVSNNTTHSTVPSGISSLGSLPTHHRTEGEILSSPNLKAFSFNELKNATKNFRPDTLLGEGDFGCVFKGWIDETTLTASRPGSGIAVAIKNLKPDGFQGRKDWLTEVNNLGQLSHPNLVLLIGYCTEGENRFLVHEFMPRGSLESHLFRRGPQALTWEIRMKVAVGAAKGLTCLHEAKSQVIYGDFRSAKILLDADYNAKLSYIGLANAGPTRDDDTHVATVFMGGQGYAAPEYISTGELTAKSDVYSFGVVLLELISGRRAMDYYSNNGVRCSLVDWAKPYLGNKRKLFSIMDTKLGGQYPQKGAYTVATLALLCLNPEAKVRPKMSAVLVTLEKLESAAKPGTKYTETESL comes from the exons ATGGGTAATTGCTTAGATTCATCATCTAAAGTGGATAACACCCGACATGCTAATTCAG ctTCCTTGGCGTCTAACGTTTCGAACAACACAACCCATTCCACAGTTCCTTCAGGGATCAGTAGTTTAGGATCATTACCAACGCATCATAGGACAGAAGGAGAGATACTTTCATCTCCAAATCTAAAGGCTTTCTCTTTCAACGAACTAAAGAACGCAACTAAGAACTTTCGTCCTGATACTCTACTAGGAGAAGGAGATTTTGGTTGTGTATTCAAAGGATGGATTGATGAAACAACTCTCACTGCTTCACGACCTGGTTCAGGTATCGCTGTTGCTATTAAGAATCTTAAGCCTGACGGTTTTCAAGGTCGTAAAGATTGGTTG acTGAAGTAAACAATCTTGGTCAACTTAGTCACCCGAATCTTGTATTACTAATTGGATACTGCACCGAAGGCGAAAACCGGTTTCTTGTACATGAGTTCATGCCTAGAGGAAGCTTGGAGAGCCATCTTTTTAGAC GTGGTCCGCAGGCACTTACATGGGAAATAAGGATGAAAGTGGCAGTAGGTGCAGCTAAAGGGCTTACTTGTCTTCATGAAGCAAAGTCACAAGTCATATATGGAGACTTCAGATCTGCTAAGATTCTACTCGACGCT GACTACAATGCCAAGCTTTCGTATATCGGTCTGGCGAATGCAGGTCCTACTCGAGATGATGATACACATGTAGCTACAGTTTTCATGGGTGGTCAGGGATATGCAGCTCCTGAATATATCTCCACAG GTGAACTGACGGCAAAGAGTGATGTGTACAGTTTCGGCGTGGTACTGCTGGAACTAATATCAGGACGACGTGCCATGGACTACTATTCAAATAATGGAGTCAGATGTAGTCTTGTGGACTGGGCTAAACCGTACCTTGGCAATAAGCGGAAACTTTTTAGCATAATGGACACGAAACTAGGCGGGCAATATCCACAGAAGGGAGCTTACACAGTTGCTACCCTCGCTTTGCTGTGCTTAAACCCCGAGGCAAAGGTCAGGCCTAAAATGTCAGCGGTTTTAGTCACATTAGAAAAGCTAGAATCCGCTGCTAAACCTGGAACAAAGTACACTGAAACGGAATCTCTATGA
- the LOC103872134 gene encoding probable serine/threonine-protein kinase PBL2 isoform X2: MGNCLDSSSKVDNTRHANSVPSGISSLGSLPTHHRTEGEILSSPNLKAFSFNELKNATKNFRPDTLLGEGDFGCVFKGWIDETTLTASRPGSGIAVAIKNLKPDGFQGRKDWLTEVNNLGQLSHPNLVLLIGYCTEGENRFLVHEFMPRGSLESHLFRRGPQALTWEIRMKVAVGAAKGLTCLHEAKSQVIYGDFRSAKILLDADYNAKLSYIGLANAGPTRDDDTHVATVFMGGQGYAAPEYISTGELTAKSDVYSFGVVLLELISGRRAMDYYSNNGVRCSLVDWAKPYLGNKRKLFSIMDTKLGGQYPQKGAYTVATLALLCLNPEAKVRPKMSAVLVTLEKLESAAKPGTKYTETESL; this comes from the exons ATGGGTAATTGCTTAGATTCATCATCTAAAGTGGATAACACCCGACATGCTAATTCAG TTCCTTCAGGGATCAGTAGTTTAGGATCATTACCAACGCATCATAGGACAGAAGGAGAGATACTTTCATCTCCAAATCTAAAGGCTTTCTCTTTCAACGAACTAAAGAACGCAACTAAGAACTTTCGTCCTGATACTCTACTAGGAGAAGGAGATTTTGGTTGTGTATTCAAAGGATGGATTGATGAAACAACTCTCACTGCTTCACGACCTGGTTCAGGTATCGCTGTTGCTATTAAGAATCTTAAGCCTGACGGTTTTCAAGGTCGTAAAGATTGGTTG acTGAAGTAAACAATCTTGGTCAACTTAGTCACCCGAATCTTGTATTACTAATTGGATACTGCACCGAAGGCGAAAACCGGTTTCTTGTACATGAGTTCATGCCTAGAGGAAGCTTGGAGAGCCATCTTTTTAGAC GTGGTCCGCAGGCACTTACATGGGAAATAAGGATGAAAGTGGCAGTAGGTGCAGCTAAAGGGCTTACTTGTCTTCATGAAGCAAAGTCACAAGTCATATATGGAGACTTCAGATCTGCTAAGATTCTACTCGACGCT GACTACAATGCCAAGCTTTCGTATATCGGTCTGGCGAATGCAGGTCCTACTCGAGATGATGATACACATGTAGCTACAGTTTTCATGGGTGGTCAGGGATATGCAGCTCCTGAATATATCTCCACAG GTGAACTGACGGCAAAGAGTGATGTGTACAGTTTCGGCGTGGTACTGCTGGAACTAATATCAGGACGACGTGCCATGGACTACTATTCAAATAATGGAGTCAGATGTAGTCTTGTGGACTGGGCTAAACCGTACCTTGGCAATAAGCGGAAACTTTTTAGCATAATGGACACGAAACTAGGCGGGCAATATCCACAGAAGGGAGCTTACACAGTTGCTACCCTCGCTTTGCTGTGCTTAAACCCCGAGGCAAAGGTCAGGCCTAAAATGTCAGCGGTTTTAGTCACATTAGAAAAGCTAGAATCCGCTGCTAAACCTGGAACAAAGTACACTGAAACGGAATCTCTATGA
- the LOC103872134 gene encoding probable serine/threonine-protein kinase PBL2 isoform X3, producing the protein MGNCLDSSSKVDNTRHANSGEGDFGCVFKGWIDETTLTASRPGSGIAVAIKNLKPDGFQGRKDWLTEVNNLGQLSHPNLVLLIGYCTEGENRFLVHEFMPRGSLESHLFRRGPQALTWEIRMKVAVGAAKGLTCLHEAKSQVIYGDFRSAKILLDADYNAKLSYIGLANAGPTRDDDTHVATVFMGGQGYAAPEYISTGELTAKSDVYSFGVVLLELISGRRAMDYYSNNGVRCSLVDWAKPYLGNKRKLFSIMDTKLGGQYPQKGAYTVATLALLCLNPEAKVRPKMSAVLVTLEKLESAAKPGTKYTETESL; encoded by the exons ATGGGTAATTGCTTAGATTCATCATCTAAAGTGGATAACACCCGACATGCTAATTCAG GAGAAGGAGATTTTGGTTGTGTATTCAAAGGATGGATTGATGAAACAACTCTCACTGCTTCACGACCTGGTTCAGGTATCGCTGTTGCTATTAAGAATCTTAAGCCTGACGGTTTTCAAGGTCGTAAAGATTGGTTG acTGAAGTAAACAATCTTGGTCAACTTAGTCACCCGAATCTTGTATTACTAATTGGATACTGCACCGAAGGCGAAAACCGGTTTCTTGTACATGAGTTCATGCCTAGAGGAAGCTTGGAGAGCCATCTTTTTAGAC GTGGTCCGCAGGCACTTACATGGGAAATAAGGATGAAAGTGGCAGTAGGTGCAGCTAAAGGGCTTACTTGTCTTCATGAAGCAAAGTCACAAGTCATATATGGAGACTTCAGATCTGCTAAGATTCTACTCGACGCT GACTACAATGCCAAGCTTTCGTATATCGGTCTGGCGAATGCAGGTCCTACTCGAGATGATGATACACATGTAGCTACAGTTTTCATGGGTGGTCAGGGATATGCAGCTCCTGAATATATCTCCACAG GTGAACTGACGGCAAAGAGTGATGTGTACAGTTTCGGCGTGGTACTGCTGGAACTAATATCAGGACGACGTGCCATGGACTACTATTCAAATAATGGAGTCAGATGTAGTCTTGTGGACTGGGCTAAACCGTACCTTGGCAATAAGCGGAAACTTTTTAGCATAATGGACACGAAACTAGGCGGGCAATATCCACAGAAGGGAGCTTACACAGTTGCTACCCTCGCTTTGCTGTGCTTAAACCCCGAGGCAAAGGTCAGGCCTAAAATGTCAGCGGTTTTAGTCACATTAGAAAAGCTAGAATCCGCTGCTAAACCTGGAACAAAGTACACTGAAACGGAATCTCTATGA